GTCGACGGCCAGTCGTCGTCCGTAAGCGGCCCGGCGGTCGAAGCGCAGCCGGGGGTTGACCTCGAAGAAGTGGAAGTGCGAGGTGACGCTCACCGGGACCGGCGCCGTGTTGGTGACCGGGATCGTCACCACGCCGGGGAAGGTGCCGGGCGCCGAGGGGCCGGGAATCACCGCCCCCGGCGCGTTCTCGCCCAGCGACGCGCCGGAGAACGGGTCGGTGACCACGATCAGCCGGGTGCCGTCGTCGAACACCGCCTCCACCTCGACCCGCCCGACCACGTCGGGCACGCCCGGCAGCACGTCGTCGGCACCCAGCACCCGCCGGCCGGCCGCCATCGCCTCGGCCAGCCGGGCGCCGTCGCGGGCGGCCTCGCACACCGTGTCGGCGATCAGGGCCGTGGCCTCCGGCACGTTCAGCCGCACACCGCGGGCCCGCCGGGACCGGGCCAGCTCGGCCGCGGTGAAGATCAGGAGCCGATCTCGCTCGCTGGGAGTCAGACGCATGGCGCGGACCCTAACCCCCGGACCCGTCCCGGCGCCTCACGGATCGCCCGTGACGACGGCGCACCGCGGGCCGATCTGTCGGCGTTCGGGCTGGACCCGCTACGGTCCGACCCGGACGAGTTCGCCCAGGCGCCGGTCCGGCTGACGGTGGTGGACGGTCGCGTCGTCCATCGTTCCTGACCGGGTCGACCTGTGTTCGCTGACGATCGGAGAACCATGACCGAGACGACGATGCCCGCCGAGTGGGCGCCGCACCTGCGCACCTGGATGGCCTTTCCCACGCCGAACCCGACGTTCGGCGACGGCCCGGACCTGGTGCGTGCGCGCCGGGCCTGGTCGGCGGTGGCGAACACGATCGTGCGGTACGAGCCGCTGACGATGCTGGTGGACCCGGGTG
Above is a genomic segment from Kineosporia corallincola containing:
- a CDS encoding urease subunit gamma, whose translation is MRLTPSERDRLLIFTAAELARSRRARGVRLNVPEATALIADTVCEAARDGARLAEAMAAGRRVLGADDVLPGVPDVVGRVEVEAVFDDGTRLIVVTDPFSGASLGENAPGAVIPGPSAPGTFPGVVTIPVTNTAPVPVSVTSHFHFFEVNPRLRFDRRAAYGRRLAVDAGATVRFAPGQTLPVDLTPIGGARVAIGFAGLVDGPLDAPGALESALEKARACGYLDAGGGSEAGAGNEAGERE